The DNA window GTGACTAACGTTAGACGAAGATTTACCGCCGATTGATTTTTTAGTCCCTGAAGTGTTATTATTGGTGGTTGTACGATTTGTGTGTTGATTATTATCGTCGTTGTTATTTAATTTATTTTCATTAACGTTTGCAGCAGTTTCAACTTCAGATGTTGCAGGATTTACGGGTTGCATATCGGAAGGCTGAACAGATTGCTGATTCTTGCTAATATCATTTAACGCCAAAAGCGGTTGCTCGTTGTTTGAGCTGCCGCTTTGTGTGTAATACACTACACCAAGAGTTAAGATTAATGCTATCGATGAGAGGAAAAATATCCATTTAGGCCTGTTATTGCTACGCGAGGCATCAATCATGGCGCGGGCCTTTTCCCAGTTTTGTTCATCAAACGGAAACTCCGCATTATCGAGCTTCTGCTTTAGGTGTTGTTCGAATTCGTGTAAATCCTTTTTCATAATTCTATTTTATACGGTGCAACAATGTTTTCGAGCATTTCTTTTAATTTGGTGCGTGCCGAGTTAAGGTGCCATTTAGAGGTCCCCTCTTCAATACTTAACATTTCGGCAATTTCTTTATGCGAATAGCCATCCACCACAAACAAGTTAAAAACCTGTTGTGCCATAGGCGGCAGTTTGGTAATTAATTCGTGGATTTTTGCTGTATTGATACGATCGAGAGCTGAATTTAACTCGGCATACTCGCTGTTATCATAATACTCCTCCACATAATCAATCACCTCACTTTGTTTTTTGTTTTTTCTGTACTCATCAATCAGCGTATTAATCATAATGCGTCTGATCCATGCCTTAAACGGAATTTCTTCCTTGTATTTATCGAGGTTATTCAGGATTTTAAGAAAGCCTACATTAAGGATTTCCTTTGCCAAATCCTGATTGCGTGTATAACGCACGCAAATACTCATTAAATAACTATAGGTTAGTTTGTACAGTTCATATTCAGACCTTCTGTTTCGGCTAATACAATCCTTTATCAGTTGAGGCTGAATGTTCATTCCTTGAATTCAATTAAATAACTGTACGAGTAATAACGCCAAAAGGTTGGGACGTATTACTAATTAATAACTAAGTTATCAATTAATCTGATTTTTCCGACAAAACAGGCTATTAAAATGATTGATGAGGCCTTGATAGTTAGGGAATTAAGCGGTAATAACGTATTAGCATCACAAACTTCAAAATAATCAGGATTGTAAAGAGGATTATGGCTTAACGTTTCTAAAACGTATTTTTTGACAGATTCAATAGGTTCAGCGTTATTTAGTCTGGTTTGAGCCTCCTGCATTAATTGAGGGATTAAGGATGCCGCTTTGCGTTCTTGTTCATTTAGTAGCATATTTCTTGAACTCATAGCCAAACCATCGCTCTCACGCAAAATAGGACAAGCAATAATCTCAATAGAGTAGTTCTGAATCTCACACAGCTTTTTTATGATAGCGACTTGCTGGTAGTCCTTTAATCCGAAAAAAGCTTTATGAGGTTTTACAATGTCAAACAAGCGACTCACCACTTGTCCGACCCCGTTAAAATGCCCTGCACGGTGTTTGCCTTCCAAAACTTTATCTAAATGCCCAAAATCAAAAACGCGGGTGTCAGTTTCCGGATAAATATCCATCACCTCCGGCATATAAAGCAAATGGCAGCCTGCTTTTTCGAGCATAGCCGCGTCTTTTTCGGGCATACGAGGGTAGCGCTCCAGATCGGCCTTATCATTAAACTGGGTTGGATTTACAAATATGCTGCAAACTGTAAAATCGCTTTGTTTTAATGAATTTTCGATTAAGGAAATGTGCCCGGAATGCAAGGCACCCATAGTAGGCACAAAACCAATAATTTTCCCATTTTCTCTTTGCTTGTCAAGAATGGGCATTAATTCGGCCTTATTTCGTATAATAATCATTAAAAAACGGGCTAAAGCTACAATTTACTTTGAAATTTGGGGATTTTTTTATTAATTTTGTATACTAATCAAAACCCCCATACAATTATGAAGAAAGCTAAAGTGCTTTTCGTGTCGCAGGAGATTACCCCTTATTTAGACGAGACGTATGTAGGTAAAATTTCGAGGAAATTACCGCAAGGAATTCAGGAACGAGGTAAAGAAATCAGAACATTTATGCCTAAGTACGGCTGTATCAATGAGCGCCGTCACCAATTACACGAAGTAATTCGCCTATCGGGGATGAACTTAGTGATTAACGATGTTGACCATCCGCTAATCATTAAAGTTGCTTCCATCCCTAGTGCACGTATGCAGGTGTATTTTATTGATAATGAAGAGTTTTTCCAACGCAAATCAATATTAACCGATAAAACCAGCGGAAAATATTTTGATGACAACGATGAGCGCGCTATGTTTTTTGTGCGTGGTGTTGTTGAAACCGTTAAAAAATTAGGCTGGGCCCCGGATGTTATCCATTGCCATGGTTGGTTTACTTCATTAATGCCTCTTTACATTAAGAAATATTATGCCGAGGATCCATTATTTGCAGATACTAAAATAGTAGTGTCTATTTATGATGAAGAATTCCCAAAAGCATTAAATAAAAAATTAGTGGATAAGTTAGGACATGATGGCTTCACTAAGAAAGACCTTAAGTCTATTGCAGAAGAAGCGAATTATGTGAATTTTGTAAAGCAATCACTTGATTTTGCAGATGGTATTATTCAGGGAAGCGAAACAATTAACGCCGAACTTGAAAAGTGTATTAAAAAATCAGGAAAACCATTCCTAACCTTTAAAAACGAAACTGAGTACATGGATGCATGTAACGATTTCTACGACATGGTTCTGGAAGAAGTGAATGTATAAAATTAAAGGCCCCTCAAAAAGGGGCTTTTTTATTGCTTTTAACTCACAAATTCTATTTCATAAAATAATTTAATTTAATTGGCGTTTATAGTTTAACTGACTTAGTTTTTACTACTTTTGAAACCTAATAAATTATAATACGCTTTGAAGTTGAAATTCATACACGCTTTCGTCCTGATTCTAATCATTGCCTTTTTATCTTGTAAAAAGAAACAGAATACAACTTTAGGAACAGATGTTCAGCCTGAAATTGATGAACTGAATATTGAAATTTCAGACACATCCACTATTCAGGCTCATACGATTATTCATCAAAGATCACGTTCATTTCAGGATCAATTCAAATACCTTGGCTCTAACCAGGATCCCGTTTTTGGCCGCACTAATGCGAGTGTATATACCAATATTTCTTTACCAAATAACGTTTCAAATATTTCTTTTGGGGAAGATGCCGTTTTAGATTCGGCAGAGATTATTGTGGCGTTTACACAAAATTTCATTGGCGATAGCACAAACGCTTTGTATTATCAGGTTCATCAGCTTACACAAACAATGAGCAAAGATTCATCGTACTATATGGATCAAAATTTAACGTATAATACTTTGCCTTTAGGAAGCGCGTGGCGTAGGATCAGTAAAACAGGAAGTTATTATTCAATTAAAATTCCGGTAGATGCCGCTTTTGCATCGGCCATGATCACCAACTCACAATATTTAATCGATAATGCTACTTTTCAATCTGTTTACAAAGGTTTTTACATTACCACAAAAAGCACCAACAATTTAAATCCAACTTCCAAACCGGGAGCTTTGTTGAAAATAGATTTGGATAATGGTATTTCGGGTATGTACGTTTATTATCACAACGGTTCTTCACCTGCCTCTAAAGAGCCTAAGCAATACCGTTTTCCTTTTAGTGGCAGTAATTCGTCTCGCTTCAATAACATCGAATACATTTATTCTTCCGGAGCAAACAGTTTATTGGTGCAACAAATTGCTGATAAAGATTCCGCAAAAGGAAAACAAAATTTATTTTTGAAAGGGACAGGCGGAACTAAAGTTGTTTATCGGTTACCGTACTTGAAAAATTACGCCGATTCTTGTCCCATTTCAGTGAACCGTGCCGAAGTTGTTTTAAAAGTAGACCAAAGTTTTTTAGCGGCCATTGGCACATACGAACCTCCTTCTTATCTTTCTTTGGTAGCACTTGATGCATCCGGAAATGAAATTTATGTAAAAGATCAATATTACACTGCCGATTTAACCCGTTACGGTGGAGCATATAATCCGGTAGCTAAGGAATACGTTTTCAATATCGCGCGACATGTTCAGGATATTATGAGTGGTAAATTGGAAAACCACGGATTTAATTTAGTGGTGGCAAATACCAGTTTACTTCAAGTGGCGCGTCGTGATAATAAAGGCGAGCGTGTTGTTTTGGGCGGAATAAACAGTGCTTATAAACCAACTTTCAAACTACACTTCGTAAGATTGCCTTACGACAAATAATGCATGTGCGGTATATTAGCATATTATAACCGCAATGGCATCAATGGCGAAAAGCTAAATCAATCTTTATCGGCTTTAAAAAAAATCAAACATCGCGGACCCGATGGAGAAGGAGTGACTTTAATCAATTCCAAAACCGGCGACTATCGGGTTTTATTAACCGACGAAACACCTCCCGGTAATTTTAAAAATACAATCTCGTTAAACGAAGCTAAAGACTTTTCATTTGATTTATTGTTGGGTCACCGTCGTTTAAGCATCATAGATTTAACAGCTAACGGTCATCAGCCAATGACAGATGAGGCGGGTAATTGGATAGTGTTTAACGGAGAGGTGTATAATTACCTCGAACTTCGTGAAGAATTAAAAAGTGAAGGTTGTGTTTTTAAAACCGAATCGGATACCGAAGTCATTTTAGCGGCTTACCGTGTTTGGGGAAATGACTGTGTGAAAAAATTCAACGGCATGTTCGCCATCGTGTTGTTTGATAAAAAGAAGCAACAGTTGTTTGTGGTGAATGATCGTTACGGCGTAAAACCCTTATATCTTTTTAAAGATGAACATTCCTTAATTTATGTTTCCGAATTAAAACAATTAAAGGAATACAAAATAAATCTAAGCACTAACAGCAATGCTGTGAATGTTTTTTTACAAGAGCATTACATTAACTACAATTGCGAAACATTTTACAAGGAGGTTAGTCGACACAAACCCTCATCGTATGCAAAAGTATCTTTAGAAAATCGAATTGAAATCAGTGAAACCGCTTATTATGATGTATCACTTCATAACAACTTGAATTGTACACTTAATGATGCAAAAGAACAGTTTCGTGATTTATTACTAAGTGCGATTCGCTTACGCATGCGCAGTGATGTTCCGGTGGGCTTTTCAAGTTCAGGCGGATTAGATTCGAGTGCTATTCTTTATTTATCACATAAGATTTTAAGCGATTTGAACCTTAGTTCCAATGTAAATACTTTTTCAGCCATATTTCCCGGTGAGGAAGGTGATGAATCTTATTTTATTAAATTGGTAGAAAAGGATTTAAAAGTAAAATCTTTCTATGTAAATCCTGTTGAAGAATTTTCAATCGAAGATTTTGAGAAGCATATTTATCATCAGGATGAGCCTGTATTAACTACGGCATTTTACGCTGGCTGGAGTGTAGCACGCTTGGCACGTAAGCAAAATGTTACCGTGTTAATGGTAGGGCAGGGAGCCGATGAAATTTTAGCAGGCTATCATCATCACTTTTATCGTTATTCACGGCAATTGATTTTGGGCGGACATATCCTAAAGTATTTATCGGAATTGAAAAAATACGCCGAAATAAAAGGCATGGATTCCAATAAGCTGCATCATCTTATTTTAAATGATGTTAAGCTGGCCTTTAAGTTTAAATTGGGAATTGCTAAAACAGGAGGCGTACTTTCCGATAAATGGAACAAAGCCAATAAGCTGATTGAGCTATTAAAAACCGATTTAACCGAAACCAATATTCCTTTTTATTTAAGGGCTGACGACAGAAATTCAATGGCTTTTCATATTGAATCCCGTCATCCGTTTCTGGATTACAGATTAGTTGATTTTTGTTATAGTTTGCCGGATAGTATGAAAATCAATGATGGCTGGCAAAAGTATCTACTGCGCGAATCGATTGATACCATGCATCCTGAAATCAGATATAGAAAGGATAAAAAAGGCTATACTACCCCTCAAAACAAATGGCTTAATTTATATAAAAGTGATTTCGAAAAATATTTGAAATTTATACCTGAAACATACAATCTTTCAAACGTGAAGGATCCATTTTTAAAGTATGCTTTAGGAGCATGGTTTAAAGTGAATAACTAAACTAACTTTCCTCTTTTAATAACTTTGCAATTTATTCATAAAAATCGCGTTAAGATTGTGGATTTTTATAGGTAAATGCCAAAAAAGCTCCTGATAGTTTCTTATACTTTTCCTCCAACTTCCGGGATTGGTGGAAGACGATGGGCAAAGTTTGCTAAGTATCTGAAAAGAAAAGGATATGACTTAACGGTATTAGCTGCCGATATTTCGTCTGAACAAAAATCTGAATGGACATCCGACATCGATGGATTGAACATTGAACGCATTCCTACCAATTATCCAAGTATTGTTTCCAATCCGCAGCCCGGATTGATAAACAAATTCAAATACTTTGCCACCATTAAAAAATTACAATTACTCGTTAAAGGAAACTACTTTGATAGAACAGCGCTTTGGAAAGAATCTGTACAAAGTAAAATTTCTGATTTAATAAAATCCAGAGGCATTAATTGTGTGATTGTCACCGGAGGACCATTTCAATTAACGCATCACGTAAGCTCACTAAAACCGAAGTTTCCAAATGTAAAATTCATTGTTGATTTCCGGGACTTGTGGACTCAGGATTCTGAAATTACTTTTTTTTCAGTAATGCCACAGAGTCGTAAAGCTCTAGAGCTGGAAATGGAAAAGCAAACTGTTCAATGGGCGGATCAGGTGATCACTACCATGGAAAGTATGTCGGATTACTATTCCAATTTAACCGATAGAAATAAAATTCATACCATTACAAATGGTTTTGATAAAGATGATTTTTCTGACTTAAAGAATACTGAACGTGATAACAAGGATGAAATAATTTTTACCTACGCCGGAACGCTTTATTTGAATTTGCACTATGTATTGGATCCTTTTTTAGCGGCCATAGGAAAAATTAAAACCGAAAAGCCTGATTTGTATAAAAAAATTAAATTTAATTTTATCGGGAAGTTTCCTTCAGAATACGTGGATTATATAAACCAATATAACATCAAAGAGGCGATTTGTATCAAAGGAAATAAACCACTGCGTGAGGTTTTATCCGAAATAAAAAAATCAGATTATTGCCTGCTTGTTCTCAACGATGTGTACAGTTTCAATTTAAGTACTAAATTTTTTGAATACATCGCGATGAAGAGAAAAGTAGTAGTTCTTTCAAATAAAGGAACTGCCCCAGAATTCATAGTAGGTAACAATTTAGGATACTGGATTAATCCGAGTGATGCCTTTAAAAATCTTACGGATATAATTAATAAGCGATTAACCGGCGAATCGCAAATTTGGAATTCAACATACGATATCGAACAATATTCACTCGAATCGTTAACAGATAAATTAATAAAGGTAATTGAAGCGTAATTTAAGATGGCAAATAAAAAAATTCTGGTTGTTGTAGGTACTCGCCCTAATTTTATCAAAGTGACTCAATTTAAAAGGGTAGCACAACAAAAAAATAGTGAACTTAAAATAGTACACACCGGTCAGCATTTCGATGATAAAATGGCGGATGTGTTTTTCCGACAATTTAATTTAGTACCCGATTTCTTTTTAAATATTCCGCAAAACTTATCGAGAGAAGAATTAATTCAAACCATTTCCAAAGAATTAATTCAACTCATGCAAACGCAATTTAAGCCCGATTTGCTAGTTGTGGTAGGTGATGTTAATTCAACCCTGGCAGGAGCTCTGGCCGGTAAATCATTGAACATAAAGTTAGCGCACGTTGAAAGTGGTTTGAGAAGTAATGACTTAACCATGCCTGAAGAAATTAACCGGATTGAGACGGATAAAATAACCGACTACTTCTTTGTAACCGAACAAAGCGGATTAGATAATTTAAAAGCTGATGGAGTAAAAAGTGAAAACATATTCTTTGTCGGCAATACCATGATAGATACCATGGTGGCTTTTAAAAATGAAATTGAAGCTTCACCGGTATTAGAGGATTTAAATCTGAAAAGCAAAGCATTTGTATTAATGACTATGCATCGCCCGGCTACTGTTGACAGTAAAGAAGGTTTGGATAAATTGTTACAGATTTTAAAGGAAGTCAACAAAACATACAAAATACTTTTTCCGGTACACCCGCGTACTACAAAGAATATAGAGTTGCACGGTCTTAAAAAAGACTTTGAAAGTTTAAGCGGATTAATTTTCACACCGCCGCTCGATTACTTCGCTTTTCAGAAATTAATTAAGCACAGTAAATTTATTTTAACTGACAGTGGTGGCATTCAGGAGGAATCCACATTCGTTCAAATACCTTGTTTAACATTACGACCAAACACCGAACGACCTGTGACGTGCACCATTGGCACTAATACATTAATTCCTTTTGATGTACAGGTGGTATTAGAATATATCAACACCATCGAAAAAGGAACGTATAAAAAAGGCGATATTCCTCCCTTATGGGATGGAAAAGCAACCGAACGAATATTTGAAGCCATTTCCAAACTGTAATGATCAATAAGCAAAACGATAAAGTTTCTGAGTTAAGCGGTTTTCTATACGAAGGAAAACAAGCAGAGCCTCAGTTTATCGTTTTGGTTAATAAGAAAAGTAATCGTTTAAGTTACGTTTGTGATTTTGTTTTTCATCAAGCGCTTTTATGTAACTATGTGATTACCGATAATAGCAGTGATTTCAAATCATCCAAACTTAATAAAGTCAATTATACTTCATTTGAAATCGAAGGTAGTTTTCATATACAGCCTTCCGGTTTTATAGATAGAGTAGTCGTGGAAGAAACACCACCACCAATAAAATCGCATAATAATATTCCTTATTTTTTTCCGCAACAAAGCGGCGATATGTCCTTTGATGTTTTTTCCGCCGTGTTTTATTTTATTTCTCGCTATGAAGAATGGCAAAAATTCGTAAAGGATATACACGGAAGATTTGAAGAAAGGAATTCTATTTTATATAAGTTATCGGCTTTAAAGAAACCTGTAGTGGATATTTGGCTAGAAGAATTTAAAACAGCCTTAAGAAATAAATTTTCCAAAGTAATTTTTTCAAAACGTGAATTTAAATTCATCTCTACCATCGATGTCGATAATCTCTATGCGTTTAAAGGAAAACCGTTCTTTCGCAATGCCGGAGGAGCCATAAAAGATCTAATGCGTTTAAATACTTCCATGTTTATGGCTAGATTGGCATCTGTGTTATTTGGTAAGAAAGATCCATTTGATAAATATGAAGAGCAAATTAAATTAGCAAATGAAACCGGAACCCCGCTTATTTATTTCTTTCTTTACAAAAACAATACAGAGTTCGATCGGACCATTCGTCCGGGTCATCCGTTATTCCTACAACTGTTTGATAAGTTAAAGCTGGAAAAGATAAGTTTCGGCATACATCCTTCTTATTTTTCATCCGACACTAATGATGGCATTAAAACCGAAACAGATTTATTAAGCGAACATTCTAAACAAAATACCATTTTGTCGCGGCAGCATTATTTGCGTTTTAATATTAAAACAACGCCACAGTATTTAGAAGCAGCCGGCATACAGTTTGATTTTACGATGGGCTTCGCTTCCGCTTCCGGATTCAGGGCGGGTACCACTTTACCATTTTATTATTACAACTTCGAGCGAGAGGAAGTCTTAAAAGTAATGGCTGTGCCTTTTGCTTTAATGGATGGGGCTTATTATATATACGCTAACGCTAAAATTGAGGAAGCCAAACAAGAGATTGAATTGCTGATAGAAGAGACAAAAAAAGTAAACGGACTCTTCGTCACAGTATTTCACGAACGGAGTTTTGCCGAGCAATTATACCCCGGATGGCGCCGTTTATATAGCCAAATTCACCACCTGATAAAATAGCGGAAATCTGTTTTTTAAATCCCTCATTTAATGCTATTTTTGCTTTATGTCATTTAAATTAAAAATAGTATCAGCATTTTGTTTAGTTGCCGTTATTTTCAACAGCTGCAAAAACGAGCTTAATATATTAGCCCCATACAAAGAATCTATTTCGGTTTATGCGATTTTAAATCCGCAGGAAACCCGTAATTACGTTAGAATAAACCGCATATTTTTAGGCGAAGGAAACTCCTTTCAAATGGCGCAGGTTAACGACTCCATCAATTATAAAAAAGGAGAATTAACAGTTACCTTAGAACGCTATGATAATGGCGCATTAGCTTTAACCACTGTAGGAAATCCAACGAAAAAATTAATTACTCTTAATGATACGGTGATTCAAACACAATCCGGTGTTTTTAATACTAACCAGCGTTTATTTTATACCGATGATAAATTATACACCTGGGGCGATTACAAATTAACTATCACCAATAATAAAACGGGGAATGTATTTACATCAAAAGGAGCCATCATTGATAGCGTTAAGCCATTTCCGTTTCCGCCAATAGCACCGCCATATTATCCGGTAGCGTATAATCCAAGTAATCCGTCTTCGTATTACATCGACTTTTCATTACCAACGGTTAATCGCACTGTTCGTTTTAATTCAATTCCCGGTGCACGCGATTATGATCTTATCATGCGCTTTCATTATGCCGATTCTTTGAACACCGGCGCATTGGTTCCAAAATATATAGATTATAATTTCCCAACGGTTTCATCAACGGATTTAAGCGGTGGCGAACAACTAGCTTTAACATTTACTTCCGGTGAATTTTATAGTTTTTTAGTGAGTAAACTAAATGCTGATGAACCTTCGAACTTATTGTTTAGAAAAATTATTAAAGTAGACTTTATTGTTATTGCAGGCGCTCAGGATTTTGTTGACTTCTTAAAAATCAGCGCTCCATCAACTTCAGTAGCCCAGGATAAACCGGTTTATTCCAATATAGAAGGAGGCTTCGGTATTTTCAGCAGCCGTTCACGTTTACACGTTTCAAAACAAATTTCAGTAAGTTGGATTGATTATATGGCTACTACCAAACCAACCTGCAACCTGAGATTTTTGAAGAGCGATGGCAATGTTTCTGCCATTTGTAACTAATGTCAATTTGCCTTAAAACCAAGGCTTTACTGTCAAAATTAGTGTCCTTTTTTAACATTCTGCCAGCCTGTCAGAAAAATAAGCCTATTCGGGCTTTGGCATAACTATTGACTATATAAAGGAAAAACTTTAGAACTATGGCAAAAATAATTGGAATAGACCTAGGAACCACCAACAGCTGCGTAGCAGTAATGGAAGGTAACGAATCAGTTGTTATAGCTAACAACGAAGGCAAACGCACAACTCCATCTGTAGTGGCATTTGTGGAAGGTGGCGAGCGCAAAGTAGGAGACCCTGCAAAGCGCCAGGCTATCACCAACCCTCGTAAAACTGTTTACTCTATTAAACGTTTTATGGGACAAACTTATGATGAAGTAACAAAAGAAATCGCACGCGTACCGTATGCAGTGGTAAAAGGTGACAACAACACACCTCGCGTTCAAATCGACGATAGAAAATATACGCCGCAAGAAATCTCTGCTATCATCTTACAAAAGATGAAGAAAACAGCCGAAGATTATTTGGGGACAGAAGTTACCGAAGCTGTTATTACAGTTCCTGCTTACTTTAACGACGCGCAACGTCAGGCTACCAAAGAAGCCGGAGAAATTGCAGGCTTAAAAGTAAAACGTATCATCAACGAACCAACTGCTGCAGCTTTAGCTTATGGCCTTGATAAAAAAGGTAAAGACATGAAGATTGTAGTGTTCGACTGCGGTGGTGGTACACACGACGTTTCAGTACTTGAATTAGGTGACGGTGTATTTGAAGTAAAATCAACCGATGGTGATACACACTTGGGTGGTGACGACTTCGATCAAGTTATCATCGATTGGTTAGCAGATGAATTCAAAAAAGAAGAAGGTGTAGATTTACGTCAGGACCCAATGGCTTTACAGCGTTTAAAAGAAGCGGCAGAAAAAGCTAAGATTGAATTATCAAGTACCACATCATCAGAAATCAACTTGCCTTACATCATGCCGGTAAACGGAATTCCTAAACACTTAGTGAAATCCTTAAGCCGTGCAAAATTTGAGCAATTAGCCGACAGTTTAATTCAGCGCACCATTGAGCCTTGTCGCTCAGCTTTAAAAAACGCGGGATTAAGCACCTCTGATATCAACGAAATTATATTAGTAGGAGGTTCTACTCGTATTCCTGCGGTACAAGCAGCAGTAGAAAAATTCTTCGGTAAAGCACCAAGCAAAGGTGTGAACCCGGATGAAGTAGTAGCTTTAGGTGCAGCAATTCAAGGTGGAGTTTTAA is part of the Bacteroidota bacterium genome and encodes:
- a CDS encoding RNA polymerase sigma factor, whose protein sequence is MNIQPQLIKDCISRNRRSEYELYKLTYSYLMSICVRYTRNQDLAKEILNVGFLKILNNLDKYKEEIPFKAWIRRIMINTLIDEYRKNKKQSEVIDYVEEYYDNSEYAELNSALDRINTAKIHELITKLPPMAQQVFNLFVVDGYSHKEIAEMLSIEEGTSKWHLNSARTKLKEMLENIVAPYKIEL
- a CDS encoding pantoate--beta-alanine ligase; amino-acid sequence: MIIIRNKAELMPILDKQRENGKIIGFVPTMGALHSGHISLIENSLKQSDFTVCSIFVNPTQFNDKADLERYPRMPEKDAAMLEKAGCHLLYMPEVMDIYPETDTRVFDFGHLDKVLEGKHRAGHFNGVGQVVSRLFDIVKPHKAFFGLKDYQQVAIIKKLCEIQNYSIEIIACPILRESDGLAMSSRNMLLNEQERKAASLIPQLMQEAQTRLNNAEPIESVKKYVLETLSHNPLYNPDYFEVCDANTLLPLNSLTIKASSIILIACFVGKIRLIDNLVIN
- a CDS encoding glycogen/starch synthase codes for the protein MKKAKVLFVSQEITPYLDETYVGKISRKLPQGIQERGKEIRTFMPKYGCINERRHQLHEVIRLSGMNLVINDVDHPLIIKVASIPSARMQVYFIDNEEFFQRKSILTDKTSGKYFDDNDERAMFFVRGVVETVKKLGWAPDVIHCHGWFTSLMPLYIKKYYAEDPLFADTKIVVSIYDEEFPKALNKKLVDKLGHDGFTKKDLKSIAEEANYVNFVKQSLDFADGIIQGSETINAELEKCIKKSGKPFLTFKNETEYMDACNDFYDMVLEEVNV
- a CDS encoding DUF4270 family protein, with translation MKLKFIHAFVLILIIAFLSCKKKQNTTLGTDVQPEIDELNIEISDTSTIQAHTIIHQRSRSFQDQFKYLGSNQDPVFGRTNASVYTNISLPNNVSNISFGEDAVLDSAEIIVAFTQNFIGDSTNALYYQVHQLTQTMSKDSSYYMDQNLTYNTLPLGSAWRRISKTGSYYSIKIPVDAAFASAMITNSQYLIDNATFQSVYKGFYITTKSTNNLNPTSKPGALLKIDLDNGISGMYVYYHNGSSPASKEPKQYRFPFSGSNSSRFNNIEYIYSSGANSLLVQQIADKDSAKGKQNLFLKGTGGTKVVYRLPYLKNYADSCPISVNRAEVVLKVDQSFLAAIGTYEPPSYLSLVALDASGNEIYVKDQYYTADLTRYGGAYNPVAKEYVFNIARHVQDIMSGKLENHGFNLVVANTSLLQVARRDNKGERVVLGGINSAYKPTFKLHFVRLPYDK
- the asnB gene encoding asparagine synthase (glutamine-hydrolyzing); this encodes MCGILAYYNRNGINGEKLNQSLSALKKIKHRGPDGEGVTLINSKTGDYRVLLTDETPPGNFKNTISLNEAKDFSFDLLLGHRRLSIIDLTANGHQPMTDEAGNWIVFNGEVYNYLELREELKSEGCVFKTESDTEVILAAYRVWGNDCVKKFNGMFAIVLFDKKKQQLFVVNDRYGVKPLYLFKDEHSLIYVSELKQLKEYKINLSTNSNAVNVFLQEHYINYNCETFYKEVSRHKPSSYAKVSLENRIEISETAYYDVSLHNNLNCTLNDAKEQFRDLLLSAIRLRMRSDVPVGFSSSGGLDSSAILYLSHKILSDLNLSSNVNTFSAIFPGEEGDESYFIKLVEKDLKVKSFYVNPVEEFSIEDFEKHIYHQDEPVLTTAFYAGWSVARLARKQNVTVLMVGQGADEILAGYHHHFYRYSRQLILGGHILKYLSELKKYAEIKGMDSNKLHHLILNDVKLAFKFKLGIAKTGGVLSDKWNKANKLIELLKTDLTETNIPFYLRADDRNSMAFHIESRHPFLDYRLVDFCYSLPDSMKINDGWQKYLLRESIDTMHPEIRYRKDKKGYTTPQNKWLNLYKSDFEKYLKFIPETYNLSNVKDPFLKYALGAWFKVNN
- the wecB gene encoding UDP-N-acetylglucosamine 2-epimerase (non-hydrolyzing), translating into MANKKILVVVGTRPNFIKVTQFKRVAQQKNSELKIVHTGQHFDDKMADVFFRQFNLVPDFFLNIPQNLSREELIQTISKELIQLMQTQFKPDLLVVVGDVNSTLAGALAGKSLNIKLAHVESGLRSNDLTMPEEINRIETDKITDYFFVTEQSGLDNLKADGVKSENIFFVGNTMIDTMVAFKNEIEASPVLEDLNLKSKAFVLMTMHRPATVDSKEGLDKLLQILKEVNKTYKILFPVHPRTTKNIELHGLKKDFESLSGLIFTPPLDYFAFQKLIKHSKFILTDSGGIQEESTFVQIPCLTLRPNTERPVTCTIGTNTLIPFDVQVVLEYINTIEKGTYKKGDIPPLWDGKATERIFEAISKL
- a CDS encoding polysaccharide deacetylase family protein, whose translation is MINKQNDKVSELSGFLYEGKQAEPQFIVLVNKKSNRLSYVCDFVFHQALLCNYVITDNSSDFKSSKLNKVNYTSFEIEGSFHIQPSGFIDRVVVEETPPPIKSHNNIPYFFPQQSGDMSFDVFSAVFYFISRYEEWQKFVKDIHGRFEERNSILYKLSALKKPVVDIWLEEFKTALRNKFSKVIFSKREFKFISTIDVDNLYAFKGKPFFRNAGGAIKDLMRLNTSMFMARLASVLFGKKDPFDKYEEQIKLANETGTPLIYFFLYKNNTEFDRTIRPGHPLFLQLFDKLKLEKISFGIHPSYFSSDTNDGIKTETDLLSEHSKQNTILSRQHYLRFNIKTTPQYLEAAGIQFDFTMGFASASGFRAGTTLPFYYYNFEREEVLKVMAVPFALMDGAYYIYANAKIEEAKQEIELLIEETKKVNGLFVTVFHERSFAEQLYPGWRRLYSQIHHLIK